The Balaenoptera acutorostrata chromosome 10, mBalAcu1.1, whole genome shotgun sequence genome has a window encoding:
- the EPM2AIP1 gene encoding EPM2A-interacting protein 1, which translates to MWMTPKRSKMEIDESRGFRAEWTQRYLVVEPPEGEGALCLVCRRLVVATGEPDVRHHYEAEHDYYERYVAEGERAALVERLRQGDLPEAAPLTPEERAARAGLGLARLLALKGCGWGEGDFVHRCMEVMLRDVLPDHVSVLNGIDLSPEITRQRVLDINQNLRSQLFNRAKDFKAYSLALDDQAFVAYENYLLVFVRGVGHDLEVQEELLTIINLTHHFSVGALMAAILEALQTAGLSLQRMVGLTTTHTLRMIGENSGLVSYMREKAVSPNCWNVIHYSGFLHLELLSSYDVDVNQIVNAISEWIVLIKTRGVRRPEFQALLTESESEHGERVNGRCLNNWLRKGKTLKLIFSLRKEIKTFLVSIGATTVHFTDKEWLCDFGFLVDIMDHLRELSELLRVSKVFAAAAFDHICAFEVKLNLLQRHIEEKNLTHFATLSQVVDELKGHLQEDEKILDPDRYRVVICRLQKEFERHFKDLKFIKKDLELFANPFSFKPEYAPISVRVELTKLQANTNLWNEYRTKDLGQFYAGLSAESYPIIKGVACKVASLFDSSKICEKAFSYLTRNQHTLSQPLTDEHLHALFRIATTETEPLWDDLVRGRNESNP; encoded by the coding sequence ATGTGGATGACGCCCAAGAGGAGCAAAATGGAAATCGACGAGTCTCGGGGGTTCCGGGCCGAGTGGACCCAGCGGTACCTAGTGGTGGAGCCTCCGGAGGGCGAGGGCGCCCTGTGCCTGGTGTGTCGCCGCCTGGTCGTAGCCACCGGCGAACCCGACGTCAGGCACCACTACGAGGCCGAGCACGACTATTACGAGCGGTATGTGGCGGAGGGCGAGCGCGCGGCCCTGGTGGAGCGTCTGCGTCAGGGCGACTTGCCCGAGGCCGCCCCGCTCACTCCGGAGGAGAGAGCTGCTCGTGCAGGTCTCGGGCTCGCCCGCCTCTTGGCCTTGAAGGGTTGCGGCTGGGGCGAGGGGGACTTTGTACACCGGTGCATGGAGGTGATGCTGAGAGATGTGCTGCCCGATCACGTAAGCGTTCTGAATGGCATTGATTTGTCTCCGGAGATCACGCGGCAGAGGGTCCTGGATATTAACCAAAATCTACGCAGTCAGCTTTTTAACCGAGCCAAGGACTTTAAAGCCTATTCCCTTGCCTTGGACGACCAGGCTTTTGTGGCCTATGAGAACTACCTCCTGGTCTTTGTCCGCGGCGTAGGCCACGATTTGGAGGTGCAAGAAGAGCTTCTGACCATAATCAACCTGACTCATCACTTCAGTGTTGGTGCCCTCATGGCGGCAATCCTTGAGGCCCTGCAGACGGCAGGGCTTAGCCTGCAGCGGATGGTTGGACTGACCACGACCCACACTCTGAGGATGATTGGTGAGAACTCAGGACTGGTGTCATACATGAGAGAAAAGGCTGTAAGCCCCAACTGTTGGAATGTGATCCATTATTCAGGATTTCTTCACTTGGAACTGTTGAGCTCCTACGATGTAGATGTTAATCAAATCGTAAATGCCATATCTGAATGGATAGTTTTGATTAAGACCAGAGGCGTTAGGCGGCCGGAATTTCAGGCTTTACTAACTGAATCTGAATCAGAGCACGGTGAAAGGGTTAATGGACGCTGTCTGAACAACTGGCTTAGAAAAGGAAAGACTTTAAAACTAATATTTTCCttaagaaaagagataaaaacattCTTGGTTTCGATAGGGGCAACAACGGtccatttcacagacaaggaatGGCTTTGTGACTTTGGCTTCTTGGTGGATATTATGGACCACCTTCGAGAACTCAGCGAACTATTGAGAGTGAGTAAAGTCTTTGCTGCTGCTGCCTTTGACCATATTTGTGCCTTTGAAGTGAAGCTGAATTTACTTCAGAGACATATcgaggaaaaaaatctaacacaCTTTGCCACCTTGAGCCAAGTTGTTGATGAGCTTAAAGGGCATCTTCAAGAAGACGAAAAAATACTCGATCCTGATAGGTATCGAGTGGTGATCTGTCGCCTACAAAAAGAGTTTGAGAGACATTTCAAGGACCTCAAGTTCATTAAAAAGGACTTAGAGCTTTTTGCAAATCCATTTAGCTTTAAACCTGAATATGCACCTATTTCAGTAAGGGTGGAGCTAACAAAACTTCAGGCAAATACTAACCTTTGGAACGAATACAGAACCAAAGACTTAGGGCAGTTCTATGCTGGATTGTCTGCTGAATCTTACCCGATTATCAAAGGGGTTGCCTGTAAGGTGGCATCCTTGTTTGATAGTAGCAAAATCTGTGAAAAGGCTTTTTCATATTTGACTCGAAACCAACACACTTTGAGCCAGCCATTGACAGACGAACACCTCCATGCCCTGTTTCGGATTGCCACCACTGAAACAGAGCCGCTTTGGGATGATCTTGtgagaggaagaaatgaatcAAATCCATAA